DNA from Helicobacter sp. 11S03491-1:
TCCCAGTTGATCGGCAAAATATCTTGCTCTTGAAACACCCCCAATATCCGGACTGGCAATAATGGGATTTTTAAATTTTTTGGCACGAATATAATCCCTAAAAATAATCGAACCATATAAATTATCCACAGGAACATCAAAAAAACCTTGAATTTGTCCTGCATGTAAATCCATGGTAATCACACGATCAATCCCGGCGCTTTGCATCAAATTAGCAACAAGTTTAGCTGTTATGGGGACTCTTGGAGCAGCCTTACGATCTTGTCTTGCATAACCAAAATAAGGAATTACGGCATTAATTGAACTTGCAGAACTCCGTTTAAATGCATCAGTCATAATCAAAAGCTCCATAAGATTATCATTGGTCGGTGCACAAGTGGGTTGTACAATAAACACATCTTTGCCTCGCACTGATTCGCTAATTTGAACATTAATTTCTCCATCACTAAAACGATTGACCGTTGCTTTTGAAATTACTGCATCAAGATGTTTAGCCAGCTCTTTAGTAAAAATTGGGTGAGCACTCCCTGTAAAAATCTTAAATCCTCGCATATAAAACCAACCCTACAATATATTTTATAAAATTATACAAAGATAACACTTAAAGCCTTGCTTAGAGATTTGAAAAAATTTAATTAATAATTTTTATCGTTTATTTATTTTTATTGATTATACTTACTCTGTTTAACAACTACATTCTAACAAAAGGATACACAATGAAAAATGTTACACTGACAAATGCCACGGGGACACCAATTGGCAACAACCAAAATTCTCTTACTATGGGACCTAGAGGTCCTATGTTGTTACAAAATACTTGGTTTTTAGAAAAATTAGCTCACTTTGATCGTGAAAGAATTCCGGAAAGAGTTGTTCATGCTAAAGGCAGCGGTGCTTATGGAGTATTGAGGATAACTAATGATATTACCAAATACACGAAAGCAAAAATATTTAATAAAATAGGCAAAGAAACTCCTTGTTTTTTTAGATTCTCAACCGTTGCAGGAGAGCGTGGCGCAGCAGATGCAGAAAGAGATCCCAGAGGGTTTGCCATGAAATATTATACAGAAGAAGGAAATTGGGATTTGGTAGGAAATAATACACCTGTATTTTTTGTGCGCGATCCTCTTAAATTTCCTGATTTTATCCATACTCAAAAACGAGATCCCAAGACAAATCTAAGAAATGCCACTTATGCTTGGGATTTCTGGAGCCTGCATCCTGAATCTCTCCATCAAGTAACCATCACAATGAGCGACCGTGGTATCCCAAAAAGCTATCGTCATATGCACGGATTTGGAAGCCATACTTTTAGTTTTATCAATGATAAAAATGAAAGATTTTGGGTAAAATTTCATTTCAAAACTATGCAAGGGATTGAAAATCTTACCAATCAAGAAGCAGGGGCACTCATAGCTAATGATAGAGAATCTCATCAAAAAGATTTGTATGAAAGCATTCAAAAAGGTGATTTTCCAAAATGGAGAATGTGTGTGCAAATCATGAGTGAAGCAGAAGCAAAAACTTATCGATTCCATCCGTTTGATCTCACAAAAACCTGGAGTCAAAAAGATTATCCCCTCATTGAAGTAGGTATTGTAGAGCTTAATAAAAATCCTGAAAATTATTTTGCAGAAGTAGAACAAGCTGCTTTTAACCCTGCAAATATAGTCCCCGGAATTGGCTATAGTCCTGATAGAATGCTTCAAGGAAGATTATTTTCTTATGGAGATACCCAAAGATACCGATTGGGCATCAACCACACACAACTTCCTGTAAATGCCCCAAAATGTCCATTCCATACAACCTCTCGTGATGGATACATGCAAAATGGAAATCATGGCGATATGATTAATTACAATCCCGGCTCTCTTCCCGGTTATCAAGAAGATCCCAATGCAAGAGAACCAAAACTTGATCTAAGCAAACTGGAACAAGAAACAACTATTTATGACTACGATTACAGAGAAGAAGACGATGACTACTACACACAACCCGGAGATCTGTATCGTCTCATGAGTGCAGAAGAAAAAGAAAGGCTTTGCCAAAACATCAAAGCAGCCATGGAAGGAGTGCCCACAGAAATCAAAAAACGTCAAATTGAACATTTCAAAAAAGCTGACCCTGCCTATGGCAAAAGAATTGCAGAACTCGTCCTCTAATTTTTTACACTTTCAATAAAAATCCTCACAAAAATACTCTTAGAAATATTTTTTCTAAGAGTATCAAAAATTTTCTCTATATTTAAAATAAATTTTTTAATTTGATAATTTTTATTAATAAATTATTTATATTTTTATATTATATTTTTTAATAATTTTTATTAAAGGATAAATTAATGAAACGTAGAGATTTTATAAAAACCGGCATTCTGGGAACAGGTATTTTTATAAATGCAAATATAATACAGGCAAATGATTCCAAATCAAAAAAATTCTCTTTAAAATTTTCATATGAGGTCAATTTTGATTCTGCTAAAGAAATCAAACT
Protein-coding regions in this window:
- a CDS encoding ribose-phosphate pyrophosphokinase; the protein is MRGFKIFTGSAHPIFTKELAKHLDAVISKATVNRFSDGEINVQISESVRGKDVFIVQPTCAPTNDNLMELLIMTDAFKRSSASSINAVIPYFGYARQDRKAAPRVPITAKLVANLMQSAGIDRVITMDLHAGQIQGFFDVPVDNLYGSIIFRDYIRAKKFKNPIIASPDIGGVSRARYFADQLGLDLVIVDKKREKANISEVMNIIGNVKDKDVILVDDMIDTAGTMCKAADVLKAKGANSVMALGTHPVLSGPAIERIQKSSLDEVVVSNSIPLRQQCPKITVLSVAPLFAEVIRRIYHNESVNSLFI
- a CDS encoding catalase, which codes for MKNVTLTNATGTPIGNNQNSLTMGPRGPMLLQNTWFLEKLAHFDRERIPERVVHAKGSGAYGVLRITNDITKYTKAKIFNKIGKETPCFFRFSTVAGERGAADAERDPRGFAMKYYTEEGNWDLVGNNTPVFFVRDPLKFPDFIHTQKRDPKTNLRNATYAWDFWSLHPESLHQVTITMSDRGIPKSYRHMHGFGSHTFSFINDKNERFWVKFHFKTMQGIENLTNQEAGALIANDRESHQKDLYESIQKGDFPKWRMCVQIMSEAEAKTYRFHPFDLTKTWSQKDYPLIEVGIVELNKNPENYFAEVEQAAFNPANIVPGIGYSPDRMLQGRLFSYGDTQRYRLGINHTQLPVNAPKCPFHTTSRDGYMQNGNHGDMINYNPGSLPGYQEDPNAREPKLDLSKLEQETTIYDYDYREEDDDYYTQPGDLYRLMSAEEKERLCQNIKAAMEGVPTEIKKRQIEHFKKADPAYGKRIAELVL